In Luteitalea sp. TBR-22, one genomic interval encodes:
- a CDS encoding methyl-accepting chemotaxis protein, with protein sequence MATSPLVVEVAAHLSVIPKLNEQLAETSRQVETAVVDICQHFQTIADQARRGVQATTALVEGGHGDSFGTLLDRMQDTMRAMDRRLTRTSDRALQAIKRLEELEASLSGVFNNLDQIEELATALRLLAINAKIEAVRSGDRGAGFAVVADEMQRAGKESRAIAEQIRDGVAHMTTETSELAALLREGAQSDLTSIEASRTQVADTSEALAKNHQMLQQRIREGAELSRSLAEEISASVVGLQFQDRVNQRIGHVTEALTHMRDALGHALPAIDDDTAEARAERQALVERRLHETYTMWEERQDEAPSSGDVELF encoded by the coding sequence GTGGCCACTTCACCGCTGGTAGTCGAAGTCGCAGCCCACCTGTCGGTCATCCCAAAGCTGAACGAGCAGCTCGCGGAGACGTCTCGACAGGTCGAGACCGCCGTCGTCGACATCTGCCAGCACTTCCAGACCATCGCCGACCAAGCGCGGCGGGGTGTGCAGGCGACGACGGCCCTCGTCGAGGGCGGCCACGGCGACAGCTTCGGCACGCTGCTCGATCGCATGCAGGACACGATGCGCGCGATGGACCGCCGCCTGACGCGGACGTCCGACCGCGCCCTGCAGGCCATCAAGCGGCTCGAGGAGCTCGAGGCGTCGCTGAGCGGCGTGTTCAACAACCTCGATCAGATCGAGGAACTCGCCACGGCGCTCCGCCTGCTGGCCATCAACGCCAAGATCGAGGCCGTCCGTTCCGGGGACCGGGGCGCCGGGTTCGCCGTCGTCGCCGACGAGATGCAGCGCGCCGGCAAGGAGTCGCGGGCGATCGCCGAGCAGATTCGCGATGGCGTCGCGCACATGACCACCGAGACGTCCGAGCTCGCCGCGCTGCTGCGCGAGGGCGCGCAGTCCGACCTGACGAGCATCGAGGCCTCGCGCACGCAGGTGGCCGACACGTCCGAGGCGCTGGCCAAGAACCACCAGATGCTGCAGCAGCGCATCCGGGAGGGCGCGGAGCTGAGTCGGTCGCTGGCCGAGGAGATCTCGGCGTCGGTGGTCGGCCTGCAGTTCCAGGATCGCGTCAACCAGCGGATCGGCCACGTCACCGAGGCGCTGACGCACATGCGCGACGCGCTCGGTCACGCGCTGCCGGCGATCGACGACGACACCGCCGAGGCGCGCGCCGAGCGGCAGGCGCTCGTCGAGCGGCGCCTCCACGAGACCTACACGATGTGGGAGGAGCGCCAGGACGAGGCGCCCAGCTCCGGCGACGTCGAGCTGTTCTGA
- a CDS encoding lipid asymmetry maintenance protein MlaB has product MEATTAPDAPARPASWAPAGTLTIDTVSEHWTALRACIGQGQAVHADLAAISRVDTAGIQLLLEARRTAAGVGQDFRVSGLAVPAETCELLGITNEAANAASPATVAGQEG; this is encoded by the coding sequence ATGGAAGCCACCACCGCGCCAGACGCTCCCGCCAGGCCCGCCTCCTGGGCACCGGCAGGCACGCTCACCATCGACACGGTGAGCGAGCACTGGACGGCACTGCGCGCCTGCATCGGGCAGGGCCAGGCCGTGCACGCCGACCTGGCCGCCATCAGCCGCGTCGACACGGCCGGCATCCAGTTGCTGCTCGAGGCGCGCCGCACGGCGGCAGGCGTCGGACAGGACTTCCGGGTCAGCGGGCTGGCGGTGCCGGCCGAGACCTGCGAGTTGCTGGGCATCACGAACGAGGCCGCCAACGCGGCATCCCCGGCGACGGTCGCCGGGCAGGAAGGGTAG
- a CDS encoding helix-turn-helix transcriptional regulator: MTAQAQTDVFRAIADPTRRALLDLLRTGDRTVNELAEPFDMSRPAISQHLRLLLEARLVAVRKEGRQRRYRLNGTAIARVARWAGKFEDTPASKKKKR; the protein is encoded by the coding sequence GTGACCGCGCAAGCCCAGACCGACGTCTTCCGCGCGATTGCTGATCCGACGCGTCGGGCCCTGCTCGACCTGCTTCGCACCGGCGATCGCACCGTCAACGAACTGGCAGAGCCGTTCGACATGAGCCGGCCCGCCATCTCCCAGCATCTCCGCCTGCTCCTCGAGGCGCGGCTCGTCGCCGTGCGCAAGGAAGGCCGCCAGCGCCGCTACCGCCTGAACGGCACGGCCATCGCGCGCGTCGCGCGCTGGGCCGGCAAGTTCGAGGACACGCCGGCCAGCAAGAAGAAGAAGCGCTAG
- a CDS encoding response regulator, whose protein sequence is MRQMVSFTLQQSGFAVLEGGNGKEALATLGANKVDIVITDLNMPEMDGITFIKELRTRPNAKFTPVLMLTTESQESKKAEGKAAGATGWIVKPFNPEKLLAVVGKLVP, encoded by the coding sequence ATGCGCCAGATGGTGTCGTTCACCCTCCAGCAGAGCGGCTTCGCCGTCCTCGAGGGCGGCAACGGCAAGGAAGCCCTCGCCACGCTCGGCGCCAACAAGGTCGACATCGTCATCACCGACCTGAACATGCCCGAGATGGACGGCATCACGTTCATCAAGGAACTGCGCACGCGCCCGAACGCCAAGTTCACGCCGGTCCTCATGCTCACCACCGAGTCGCAGGAGAGCAAGAAGGCCGAGGGCAAGGCCGCCGGCGCCACGGGCTGGATCGTCAAGCCCTTCAATCCCGAGAAGCTCCTGGCCGTCGTCGGCAAGCTCGTGCCGTGA